Proteins encoded within one genomic window of Ptychodera flava strain L36383 unplaced genomic scaffold, AS_Pfla_20210202 Scaffold_39__1_contigs__length_1403739_pilon, whole genome shotgun sequence:
- the LOC139127949 gene encoding late histone H2A.3, gonadal-like translates to MSGRGKGGKAKGKAKSRSSRAGLQFPVGRVHRFLRKGNYAQRVGAGAPVYLAAVLEYLAAEILELAGNAARDNKKTRIIPRHLQLAVRNDEELNKLLGGVTIAQGGVLPNIQAVLLPKKSQAKSK, encoded by the coding sequence ATGTCTGGACGTGGTAAAGGAGGCAAAGCAAAGGGCAAGGCCAAGAGCCGATCCAGCCGTGCTGGTCTGCAGTTCCCCGTTGGTCGTGTGCACCGTTTCTTGCGCAAGGGCAACTACGCCCAGCGTGTCGGTGCTGGTGCTCCCGTCTACTTGGCTGCAGTGCTCGAGTACTTGGCCGCTGAAATCCTGGAGTTGGCAGGCAACGCTGCCCGTGACAACAAGAAGACCAGAATCATCCCCCGTCACTTGCAGTTGGCTGTGCGTAATGACGAAGAATTGAACAAACTTCTCGGCGGTGTCACCATCGCCCAGGGTggtgtattgccaaacatccaGGCAGTACTCTTGCCCAAGAAGAGCCAAGCCAAATCCAAGTAA
- the LOC139127945 gene encoding histone H4 yields MSGRGKGGKGLGKGGAKRHRKVLRDNIQGITKPAIRRLARRGGVKRISGLIYEETRGVLKVFLENVIRDAVTYTEHAKRKTVTAMDVVYALKRQGRTLYGFGG; encoded by the coding sequence ATGTCTGGTCGTGGCAAAGGAGGCAAAGGTCTGGGAAAAGGAGGCGCCAAGCGTCATCGTAAGGTTCTGCGTGATAACATCCAAGGTATCACCAAGCCAGCTATCCGTCGTCTGGCCCGTCGTGGTGGTGTCAAGCGTATCTCTGGTCTCATCTACGAAGAAACCCGTGGTGTACTCAAGGTCTTCTTGGAGAACGTCATCCGTGATGCCGTCACCTACACCGAGCACGCCAAGAGAAAGACCGTCACCGCCATGGATGTGGTCTACGCTCTGAAACGCCAGGGCCGTACTCTGTACGGTTTCGGCGGTTAG
- the LOC139127881 gene encoding histone H2B, gonadal-like: MAPKTSGKAAKKAGKAKAARSGDKKRKRRRKESYGIYIYKVLKQVHPDTGVSSKAMSIMNSFVNDIFERIAAEASRLAHYNKRSTITSREIQTAVRLLLPGELAKHAVSEGTKAVTKYTSSK, encoded by the coding sequence ATGGCTCCAAAGACAAGTGGTAAAGCTGCCAAGAAGGCCGGCAAGGCCAAAGCCGCACGTAGCGGAGACAAGAAGAGAAAGAGGCGAAGGAAGGAAAGCTATGGTATCTACATCTACAAGGTGTTGAAACAGGTCCACCCCGACACTGGTGTCTCCTCCAAAGCCATGTCAATCATGAACAGCTTTGTCAACGACATCTTCGAGCGTATCGCCGCTGAAGCTTCCCGCCTGGCCCACTATAACAAGCGTTCCACCATCACCAGCAGAGAGATCCAGACCGCTGTCCGTCTCTTGCTGCCCGGTGAGCTTGCCAAGCACGCCGTCAGTGAGGGCACCAAAGCCGTCACTAAATACACCAGCTCCAAGTAA